The following are encoded in a window of Gasterosteus aculeatus chromosome 5, fGasAcu3.hap1.1, whole genome shotgun sequence genomic DNA:
- the noc3l gene encoding nucleolar complex protein 3 homolog, with the protein MAPPRSKKRRPTFRRLLKTSGLKLENKLNNRRNKQENVAKKQRKEHKKLRAAVKDSAIRKPRPLETYRKRPEEEEDEEFLESLPTDMMEDDDVQQMTAMARHASFVTRDLSSCGPVHGGKKRSAEVMRGHEKVPRKLKRTEEKEVIHLLPIKDQRGVVLRSVERVVQKQPQEEEEEDDTAEELEVEIEPLEEALTSEQREQLRVHKINERRLCIARLGSAVVSDPYSNIKRVKEMRGMLMESDPSVAVTVRKLVMVSLMEIFKDVAPTYRIRPLTPEEKASKVKKDTQLIRDFEEGLVSQYKFYLEDLEQTIKDWKQQKKKRSQAVGFQSYLGLAQVAIRCLCELLLALPHFNFHNNIIVVLVPLMNDAEPQVSGICCDAFRKLFQQDKEGGASLATVRVISGLVKSLNFNVRPEVLKTLLCLRIKEVQMKKDIEDTAPKKKFMNNKEKKKKLSRMQRKWKKAEEKLEKELLEAEASESKDKKIKLHTETLNIVFLIYFRILKKAQKSVLLPAVLEGLANFAHLINLEFFDDLLNVLQHLIQSGDLTNRESLHCIQTVFTILSGQGDVLNIDPLTFYSQLYRMLPRLHAGGPNDDIIIVLRCLDAMLTRRRKQVSLQRAMAFVKRLGVLSLHVLPNASVGLLAAGRATVHAFPKCDFLLDNEVQGSGFYLPELDEPEHCNAQNTALWELHTLQRHFHPVVRRLAHHLSHGAPSDGSASLGVDLSRRSPVELFNVYSVKDMTFNPPIAPPASKKKDRFGFGAALLDAGLQRRAESVLAGTVESDLDFTTTRSQLVHACDG; encoded by the exons AGAACGTTGCCAAAAAGCAGCGGAAGGAGCATAAGAAGCTGCGGGCGGCAGTGAAGGATTCAGCCATcaggaagccccgccccctggaGACGTACCGGAAGAGGCCCG aggaagaggaggatgaggagttCCTGGAGAGTCTGCCCACTGACATGATGGAGGATGACGACGTGCAGCAGATGACCGCCATGGCTCGCCACGCCTCCTTTGTCACCCGGGACCTGTCGTCATG CGGCCCGGTGCACggcgggaagaagaggagcgccGAGGTGATGCGAGGGCACGAGAAGGTTCCCAGGAAGCTGAAGAGgactgaggagaaggaggtgatcCACCTACTGCCCATCAAAGACCAGAGGGGGGTGGTCCTTCGCAGCGTGGAGAGAG TCGTCCAAAAGCAGcctcaggaggaggaagaggaggacgataCTGCTGAAGAGCTGGAGGTTGAAATCG AGCCGCTGGAGGAGGCGCTGACCTCAGAGCAGCGAGAGCAGCTCCGAGTTCACAAGATCAACGAGAGGAGGCTGTGCATCGCCCGCCTGGGGTCAGCCGTGGTGTCCGACCCCTACAGCAAC atTAAGCGGGTGAAGGAGATGCGCGGCATGCTGATGGAGTCCGACCCCTCGGTGGCGGTAACGGTTAGAAAGCTGGTGATGGTTTCTCTGATGGAGATCTTTAAAGACGTGGCCCCCACCTACAGGatacgacctctgacccccgaggAGAAGGCCTCGAAG GTGAAGAAGGACACTCAGCTGATCAGAGACTTTGAGGAAGGTTTGGTGAGTCAGTATAAGTTCtacctggaggacctggagcAGACCATCAAAG actggaagcagcagaagaagaagcgcaGCCAGGCAGTGGGCTTCCAGTCCTACCTGGGCTTGGCTCAGGTGGCCATACGTTGCCTCTGTGAGCTGCTGCTCGCCCTCCCCCACTTTAACTTCCACAACAACATCATCGTGGTCCTCGTCCCCCTCATGAACGACGCCGAGCCGCAG GTGTCGGGTATATGCTGTGATGCGTTCAGGAAGctcttccagcaggacaaaGAGGGCGGGGCTTCTTTGGCCACTGTGCGTGTCATCTCCGGCCTCGTCAAGAGCCTCAACTTCAACGTCAGGCCTGAG gtgcTGAAGACTCTGCTCTGTCTGCGGATAAAGGAGGTGCAGATGAAGAAGGACATTGAGGACACGGCACCaaagaagaagttcatgaacaacaaagagaagaagaagaaactgtcCAGGATGCAGAGGAAG tgGAAGAAAGCTgaggagaagctggagaaggagctgctggaggccgagGCCTCTGAGAGCAAAGACAAGAAGATCAAACTG cacACGGAGACCCTCAACATCGTCTTCCTCATTTACTTCAGGATCTTAAAGAAAGCCCAGAAGTCGGTTCTTCTCCCTGCTGTTCTGGAGGGGCTGGCTAA ctTTGCTCACCTGATCAACCTGGAGTTCTTTGACGATCTGCTCAATGTGCTGCAGCACCTCATCCAATCAGGA GATCTGACCAATCGCGAGAGTCTGCACTGCATCCAGACGGTGTTCACCATCCTGTCAGGACAAG GGGACGTTCTGAACATCGACCCGCTTACCTTCTACTCTCAGCTCTACAGGATGCTGCCGAGGCTCCacgcag GGGGGCccaatgatgacatcatcatcgtGCTGCGGTGCCTGGACGCCATGCTGACCCGCCGCCGGAAGCAGGTGAGCCTGCAGAGGGCGATGGCGTTCGTCAAGCGTCTGGGCGTGCTCAGTCTGCACGTGTTGCCCAACGCCAGCGTGGGCCTCCTCGCCGCCGGCAGAGCCACTGTCCAC GCCTTCCCCAAGTGCGACTTCCTGCTGGATAACGAGGTTCAGGGCAGCGGCTTCTACCTGCCGGAGCTGGACGAGCCCGAGCACTGCAACGCCCAGAACACGGCGCTGTGGGAGCTGCACACTCTGCAG agacacTTCCACCCGGTGGTGCGGCGCTTGGCGCATCACCTGAGTCACGGAGCTCCCAGCGACGGCTCGGCCTCGCTCGGGGTGGACCTGAGCCGCAG GTCTCCGGTGGAACTTTTTAACGTCTACAGCGTCAAAGACatgacctttaacccccccaTTGCTCCACCCGCCAGCAAGAAGAAG GACCGCTTTGGGTTCGGAGCGGCGCTGCTCGACGCCGGCCTGCAGAGACGGGCCGAGAGCGTCCTGGCGGGTACCGTGGAGTCGGATCTGGACTTCACAACGACGCGCTCACAGCTGGTTCATGCGTGTGATGGTTAA